A genomic window from Herbiconiux aconitum includes:
- a CDS encoding DUF4062 domain-containing protein translates to MGPTEARIRTPDQRLRVFVSSTLKELAPERRSARTAIERLQLAPVMFELGARPHPPRELYRAYLAQSDVFVGLYWERYGWVAPEEEVSGLEDEYLLAPWSMPKLMYIKQPAPAREARLDTLLDRVRDDDTASFKYFSDSRELGRLLTADLATLLAERFDQSRGMSAVSPVPADLAPGASDTAGAKATSAPPAPADEAPAAFSPTPPARSVPLPAQVTALIGRAREVDDVSAMLRRPGTRLITLTGPGGIGKSRLAIEVAERLAPDFADGAAFIDLSAVHDPALVPLAIAQSIGVRDTGDAPLLEKVETALRERRILLVLDNFEQVLDAATLLAALLAMAPGVVAVVTSRSLLHISAEKSYEVGPLGLPDWERHPSLGEVTGCASVSLFVERVHAVKPDFEIDADNVEAVARICDALDGVPLALELAAARMRVLTPTDMLARLDRRLPLLVGGARDLPARQQTLRSTIEWSTQLLGDSEKALLARLGVFEGGFSLEAAEAVSGASGPLPALPDTLSLVGLLVDASLVSQHDRGTRSRFSMLATVREYALEQLGAQPDDALDILLERHAEFYIALGRESEFALEGPEQRDWMARLTDDRDNLRATARHLLDTGELDRCADFAWTLYVYWWVGGHLGEVRGWMQELLDASEGRPSPRARAIALYFTQAITFWQDPDGRVAQGLTESAELFRQEGEPSGEALALVSLALAVLANETPDPARADDALETSLGLFRDSGDQWGEAMALVSLGRVALLQQKTHAALNRFEESLMLARKQGDQLGETIALHHLGWARLLLGDVPAAGQDFGLSLESSARMGHDEGIAYGLEGLVALAAMAGDADRAGRLEGAATVLRERSGIYNAPAFTFHAPLVAQLRASSPEAARAYDRAQRAGREEPTDAVVGYALAGVPSGEADARAAAPPPAATPPPLSEKDA, encoded by the coding sequence ATGGGCCCGACCGAAGCCCGCATCCGCACCCCCGACCAGCGGCTGCGCGTGTTCGTCTCCTCCACGCTCAAGGAGCTCGCTCCTGAGCGTCGATCGGCGCGCACGGCGATAGAACGACTCCAGCTGGCACCGGTCATGTTCGAGCTCGGTGCTCGGCCCCATCCGCCGCGCGAGCTCTACCGCGCCTACCTGGCACAGAGCGACGTCTTCGTGGGCCTGTACTGGGAGCGCTACGGCTGGGTCGCCCCCGAGGAAGAGGTGTCGGGCCTCGAAGACGAGTACCTCCTCGCCCCGTGGTCGATGCCGAAACTCATGTACATCAAGCAGCCGGCACCGGCGCGCGAAGCCCGCCTCGACACGCTGCTCGATCGTGTGCGCGACGACGACACCGCCTCCTTCAAGTACTTCTCCGATTCGCGAGAACTCGGCCGGTTGCTCACCGCCGATCTCGCGACACTGCTCGCCGAACGGTTCGATCAGAGTCGGGGGATGTCGGCCGTGTCGCCGGTGCCCGCCGACCTCGCTCCGGGGGCGTCCGATACAGCGGGTGCGAAGGCGACATCGGCTCCGCCCGCACCCGCCGACGAAGCGCCCGCCGCCTTCTCCCCCACTCCCCCGGCTCGCTCCGTTCCGCTGCCCGCTCAGGTCACCGCGCTGATCGGCCGCGCTCGCGAGGTCGACGACGTGTCGGCCATGCTCCGCCGGCCCGGCACGCGGCTCATCACACTCACCGGCCCCGGCGGAATCGGCAAGAGTCGCCTCGCAATCGAAGTCGCCGAGCGACTCGCCCCCGACTTCGCCGACGGCGCCGCCTTCATCGATCTCTCCGCGGTGCACGACCCCGCGCTCGTGCCACTCGCCATCGCGCAGTCGATCGGCGTGCGCGACACCGGCGATGCCCCGCTCCTCGAGAAGGTCGAGACCGCACTGCGGGAGCGGCGCATCCTGCTCGTGCTCGACAACTTCGAGCAGGTGCTCGACGCTGCGACACTACTCGCCGCGCTGCTCGCGATGGCGCCCGGAGTCGTCGCCGTGGTCACGAGTCGTTCGCTACTGCACATCTCGGCCGAGAAGAGCTACGAGGTGGGCCCGCTCGGTCTGCCCGACTGGGAGCGGCACCCCAGTCTCGGCGAAGTGACGGGCTGCGCATCCGTCAGTCTCTTCGTGGAGCGCGTTCATGCCGTGAAGCCCGACTTCGAGATCGACGCCGACAACGTCGAGGCCGTCGCCCGGATCTGCGATGCACTCGACGGCGTTCCCCTCGCCCTCGAACTCGCCGCGGCCCGGATGCGTGTGCTCACCCCGACCGACATGCTCGCCCGACTCGACCGCCGGCTCCCGCTGCTGGTCGGGGGTGCGCGCGATCTTCCGGCGCGCCAGCAGACGCTCCGGAGCACGATCGAGTGGAGCACCCAATTGCTGGGCGATTCGGAGAAGGCGCTGCTCGCGCGCCTCGGCGTGTTCGAGGGCGGGTTCTCGCTGGAGGCGGCTGAGGCGGTGTCGGGCGCATCCGGCCCCCTGCCCGCCTTGCCCGACACGCTGTCGCTGGTCGGGCTGCTCGTCGATGCGAGCCTGGTGAGCCAGCACGACCGCGGCACCCGCTCACGCTTCTCGATGCTCGCCACCGTTCGCGAGTACGCGCTGGAACAATTGGGAGCCCAGCCCGACGATGCGCTCGACATATTGCTCGAACGGCATGCGGAGTTCTACATCGCCCTCGGTCGCGAGAGCGAGTTCGCGCTCGAGGGCCCCGAGCAGCGCGACTGGATGGCGCGGCTCACCGACGACCGCGACAACCTGCGGGCCACCGCCCGGCACCTGCTCGACACCGGCGAACTCGACCGGTGCGCCGACTTCGCCTGGACCCTCTACGTGTACTGGTGGGTGGGCGGCCACCTCGGCGAAGTGCGGGGGTGGATGCAGGAACTGCTCGACGCATCCGAGGGCCGGCCCTCTCCCCGCGCTCGGGCCATCGCGCTCTACTTCACCCAGGCGATCACCTTCTGGCAAGACCCGGACGGCCGCGTCGCGCAGGGTCTCACCGAGAGTGCCGAGCTGTTCCGCCAGGAGGGTGAACCCTCCGGTGAAGCGCTCGCGCTGGTGTCGCTGGCTCTCGCCGTGCTGGCGAACGAGACCCCCGACCCGGCGCGCGCGGACGACGCCCTCGAGACCAGCCTCGGTCTGTTCCGCGACAGTGGCGACCAATGGGGTGAGGCGATGGCCCTCGTGAGCCTCGGCCGCGTCGCCCTGCTGCAGCAGAAGACGCACGCGGCACTCAACCGGTTCGAAGAGAGCCTCATGCTGGCCCGCAAGCAGGGCGATCAACTCGGCGAGACGATCGCGTTGCACCACCTGGGCTGGGCGCGGCTGCTGCTCGGCGACGTGCCTGCAGCGGGCCAGGACTTCGGGCTCAGCCTCGAGAGTTCGGCGCGGATGGGTCATGACGAGGGAATCGCGTACGGTCTCGAAGGGCTCGTGGCCCTGGCCGCGATGGCCGGTGACGCCGACCGGGCCGGGCGATTGGAGGGTGCGGCCACGGTGCTGCGCGAGCGGTCGGGAATCTACAACGCGCCGGCATTCACGTTCCACGCGCCGCTGGTCGCGCAACTCCGGGCTTCGTCGCCCGAGGCGGCGCGGGCCTACGACCGCGCGCAGCGGGCGGGGCGCGAGGAGCCGACGGACGCAGTGGTGGGCTACGCGCTCGCCGGAGTCCCGTCGGGCGAAGCCGACGCCCGCGCCGCTGCGCCCCCGCCCGCAGCTACGCCCCCGCCCCTCAGCGAGAAAGACGCCTGA
- a CDS encoding DUF3800 domain-containing protein, whose product MGNDISPYDVALMFGLERVFLQLQSRGQAGRRTFVIFESRGKSEDSALKAEFERIMATTRMRGMPQTLEFMIASKQVNSPGLQLADMVARPIGVHLIRPQQTNRAWDVVCRKIARSKTGEVLGYGLKVYP is encoded by the coding sequence GTGGGAAATGACATCAGCCCATACGACGTCGCACTCATGTTCGGATTGGAGCGTGTCTTCCTGCAGCTGCAGTCGCGCGGCCAAGCGGGGCGCCGCACCTTCGTGATCTTCGAAAGCAGGGGCAAGTCGGAAGACTCTGCGCTGAAGGCGGAGTTCGAGCGCATCATGGCAACGACGAGGATGCGTGGGATGCCGCAGACGTTGGAATTCATGATTGCGAGCAAGCAGGTGAACAGTCCCGGTTTGCAGTTGGCCGACATGGTGGCACGGCCGATCGGCGTGCATCTCATCCGCCCGCAGCAGACCAATCGCGCCTGGGATGTCGTGTGCCGCAAGATCGCCCGATCGAAGACGGGTGAAGTACTCGGCTACGGGCTCAAGGTGTATCCGTGA
- a CDS encoding DoxX family protein yields the protein MTQKRSVARTVARVALGLTLVAVGITHLTVARKDFQAQVPDWVPFDKDAVVLASGAVEITLGTALTVLSKHQKAVGTVAALFLTAVFPGNISQWVNGRDAFGLDNDRKRAVRLLFQPLLVAWALWSTRRR from the coding sequence ATGACTCAGAAGCGCTCCGTCGCCCGCACCGTCGCCCGGGTCGCACTCGGGCTCACGCTGGTGGCCGTAGGAATCACGCACCTCACCGTCGCCCGCAAAGACTTCCAAGCCCAGGTGCCCGACTGGGTGCCGTTCGACAAAGACGCCGTCGTGCTCGCATCCGGTGCCGTGGAGATCACGCTCGGAACAGCACTCACCGTGCTGTCGAAGCATCAAAAGGCCGTTGGCACCGTGGCCGCCCTGTTCTTGACCGCGGTCTTCCCGGGCAACATCTCGCAGTGGGTGAACGGCCGAGACGCGTTCGGTCTCGACAACGACCGCAAGCGCGCGGTGCGCCTACTGTTCCAGCCCCTGCTGGTCGCGTGGGCCCTGTGGTCGACCCGCCGCCGCTAG